CAGCGACGTCTCGGGAAATACGCCGCCGGTGGAGAGGTGGGCGTGGAGCGGCATCGTGCAGTGGTGGCCGGCGCGGCACATCACGCCCTGCGCGTCGAGCAGCACCGCGAGGTCGTGCGGGTGGACGCCGTCCATCTGCAGCGCGACGATCCCGCCCTCGGTCTCGCGGTCGCCCGGCGGCCCGACGAGCCGGACGCCGGGGATCGACCGGACGTGGTCGACGGCGTACGCGCCCCACGCGCGTTCGTACGCAGCAACGGCTGCCATCCCCGTCTCGCCGTCGAACGTCATCCGGCCGAGGTAGTCGCAGGCCGCCGCGAGCCCGACCGCGCCCGCTGCGTGCGGCGTCCCTGCCTCGAACCGGTGGTAGCCGTCGAGGAAGTCCGTGCCCTCGACGGCGACGGTGCGGATCATCCCGCCGCCGGTCTGATACGTGCCCATCTGATCCAGCACGTCGGGCCGGACGACGAGCGCGCCGATGCCCGTCGGCCCGAGCATCTTGTGGCCGCTAAACGCGAGCGCGTCACACCCGAGGTCGCCCACGTCGACGGGCCGCGTCGGGACGCTCTGCGCGCCGTCGAGCACAGTCAGCGCACCGACATCCTTCGCTGCCGCAAAAATCTCCCGCACGGGGTTCTCGACGCCGAGCACGTTCGAGACGTGAGCGAGCGCGACGAGCTTGGTCCGCCGCCCGATGAGGTCGAGTGATCCGGCGAGATCCACGGTCGCATCGGCGTGGAGCGGGAGGTAGCGGAGCGTCGCGCCCGTCCGCTTCGCGAGCTCCTGCCACGGGACGAAGTTGGAGTGGTGCTCCTGCGGCGAGACGAGGAGTTCGTCGCCCGGCCCGAGGTGCGCCTCGCCCCACGAGCGGGCGATGAGGTTGAGCCCTTCCGTCGTCCCCCGCGTGAAGATCACGGACGCCGCTTCGGCTCCGACGAACGCCGCCACGGTCTGCCGCGCCTGCTCGTACGCGTCCGTCACCCGCGCGCTCAGCTCGTAGACGCCGCGATGCACCGGCGCATTCTCGTACGCATAGAAATGCGCGATCCGGTCCACGACCGCCTTCGGCTTCAGCGATGTCGCCGCCGAGTCGAGGTAGCACGGCCGCTCGTCCTCCGCCACGTCCAGGAGCGGGACTTCGGAGGGGGCGAGGGGAAGAGGGAGGGCGTCAGGCATAGCAGGGGGATAAAGCGAAGGGCGGCAACGGCCGCCCTTCAACGTACAACGATGTCTGTCACGGTCACATAAAACCGAGCGTCAGCTTGGCCTCTTCGCTCATGTAATCGGGGTGGTACGGCGGGTCGAACGTGATGTCCACCTTGCAGGCGCGGACATCGGGGATCATCGACACCTTCTCCTCGACCTCGGCCGGCATCGACTCGGCGGCGGGGCAGTTCGGGGCCGTGAGCGTCATCTTGACGTAGACCTCGTTCTTGTCGTCCACGTCGATGAGGTAGATCAGGCCGAGGTCCCAGATCGGCACGGGGATCTCCGGGTCGTAGATGCCCTTGAGGACTTCGACGACTTGGGCGCCGATCGGACCGAAGTCCTGCTCGCGGTCGAGCGGGG
This genomic interval from Rhodothermales bacterium contains the following:
- a CDS encoding cysteine desulfurase, with amino-acid sequence MPDALPLPLAPSEVPLLDVAEDERPCYLDSAATSLKPKAVVDRIAHFYAYENAPVHRGVYELSARVTDAYEQARQTVAAFVGAEAASVIFTRGTTEGLNLIARSWGEAHLGPGDELLVSPQEHHSNFVPWQELAKRTGATLRYLPLHADATVDLAGSLDLIGRRTKLVALAHVSNVLGVENPVREIFAAAKDVGALTVLDGAQSVPTRPVDVGDLGCDALAFSGHKMLGPTGIGALVVRPDVLDQMGTYQTGGGMIRTVAVEGTDFLDGYHRFEAGTPHAAGAVGLAAACDYLGRMTFDGETGMAAVAAYERAWGAYAVDHVRSIPGVRLVGPPGDRETEGGIVALQMDGVHPHDLAVLLDAQGVMCRAGHHCTMPLHAHLSTGGVFPETSLRASAYVYNPLADADRLADALRFAHAALTKRQRVSVE
- a CDS encoding iron-sulfur cluster assembly protein codes for the protein MPERDPFEPLDAPLDREQDFGPIGAQVVEVLKGIYDPEIPVPIWDLGLIYLIDVDDKNEVYVKMTLTAPNCPAAESMPAEVEEKVSMIPDVRACKVDITFDPPYHPDYMSEEAKLTLGFM